Proteins encoded within one genomic window of Novosphingobium sp. 9U:
- a CDS encoding tyrosine-type recombinase/integrase gives MAAIRKRTWTASDGTQKQAWLVDYRDQAGKRRAKQFARKKDADAFVTKASWEVSQGTHTADSQSITVEKAGQNWIERAEREALEPSTIKSYREHLRLHINPLLGAKRLNQLTKPMVEEYRDQLLDGGHSRIMAAKVLRSLSSLLKEAQRVGYVGQNVAHGITVKRSGRDKAKVVPPTKEHMRALIEAAGAETARPIDKPLLLVLLFAGLRASEIRALTWSNVDLKRGTITVDRRADPANLIGPPKSASGFRTIPVPVSVVSELKRWKLRCPASRLDLVFPSAAGTPIFHNNLVLSFQEPLQLAAGISRPKLVDGKPVKDEQGQTVREGLYSLHDFRHAAASLWIEQKVAPKRVQAWMGHASIALTFDVYGHLFAAQEEDAAVMAALEAGVLGAGGSAA, from the coding sequence ATGGCCGCCATTCGTAAGCGCACCTGGACCGCCTCAGACGGCACACAGAAGCAAGCATGGCTCGTCGACTACCGCGACCAGGCAGGCAAGCGCCGGGCTAAGCAGTTCGCGCGCAAGAAGGACGCCGATGCGTTCGTCACCAAGGCAAGCTGGGAAGTCAGTCAGGGAACGCACACAGCCGACTCGCAGAGCATAACCGTCGAGAAGGCAGGCCAGAATTGGATCGAGCGAGCCGAACGTGAGGCATTGGAGCCGTCGACCATCAAGTCCTACCGCGAGCACCTCCGGCTGCACATCAATCCCCTTCTGGGTGCTAAGCGGCTCAACCAACTCACCAAACCGATGGTCGAGGAGTATCGTGATCAACTGCTCGATGGCGGCCATTCCCGCATCATGGCGGCAAAGGTCCTCCGCTCGCTATCGTCCTTGCTGAAAGAGGCTCAGCGCGTCGGGTACGTCGGCCAGAACGTCGCCCACGGCATCACCGTAAAGCGGTCCGGACGCGACAAGGCGAAGGTCGTGCCACCCACCAAGGAGCACATGCGCGCCCTCATCGAAGCTGCCGGTGCTGAGACAGCGCGGCCGATCGACAAGCCGCTTCTCTTGGTGCTTCTGTTCGCCGGGCTGCGAGCATCTGAGATCCGGGCTCTGACCTGGTCGAACGTGGATCTGAAGCGAGGCACAATCACCGTCGACCGCCGCGCGGACCCGGCCAACCTGATTGGCCCGCCAAAATCCGCATCAGGCTTCCGGACGATCCCGGTGCCGGTCAGCGTCGTAAGCGAGCTGAAGCGGTGGAAGCTACGCTGCCCGGCCTCCAGGCTTGATCTCGTGTTCCCCAGCGCGGCGGGCACGCCCATCTTTCACAACAACCTGGTGCTGAGCTTTCAGGAACCGCTGCAGCTGGCAGCCGGCATCAGCCGTCCCAAGCTGGTCGACGGCAAGCCGGTGAAGGATGAGCAAGGACAGACCGTACGTGAAGGGCTCTACAGCCTGCACGACTTCCGCCATGCCGCGGCTTCGCTCTGGATCGAGCAGAAGGTCGCCCCCAAGCGGGTGCAAGCGTGGATGGGTCACGCCTCGATCGCGCTCACCTTCGACGTTTATGGGCACTTGTTCGCTGCGCAGGAAGAGGACGCGGCGGTGATGGCAGCGCTTGAGGCTGGTGTGCTGGGCGCAGGTGGATCGGCGGCATAG
- a CDS encoding nuclear transport factor 2 family protein: MTVDELLAREAIRDLMARYTTSGDRLRIGEFVECFTPNGVIESEHVPEDRAFRYEGHQAIREWQERWLLREGATHGATFVRHHLSTSRIEITGHHSAQARTYWVAWTDIGPDHAGYYLDRFAKVDGAWLIAHRRVRMDWEAEGSLFKSAIGNSKP; the protein is encoded by the coding sequence GTGACGGTCGATGAACTGCTCGCCCGCGAGGCGATCCGCGACCTGATGGCGCGCTACACCACGTCGGGCGATCGACTGCGGATCGGCGAATTCGTCGAGTGCTTCACCCCCAACGGCGTGATCGAGAGCGAGCATGTGCCCGAGGATCGCGCGTTCCGCTACGAAGGCCACCAGGCCATCCGCGAGTGGCAGGAGCGCTGGCTGCTGAGGGAAGGCGCGACGCACGGGGCTACCTTCGTGCGCCATCACCTCTCGACCTCCCGCATCGAAATCACTGGGCACCACTCGGCGCAGGCACGGACCTACTGGGTTGCCTGGACCGACATCGGACCCGACCACGCCGGCTATTATCTCGACCGCTTTGCCAAGGTCGACGGCGCCTGGCTGATCGCGCACCGCCGTGTGAGGATGGACTGGGAGGCGGAAGGCAGCCTGTTCAAGTCGGCCATTGGCAACTCCAAGCCTTGA
- the dcd gene encoding dCTP deaminase — MAIQSDKWIREQARSHGMIEPFVEAQRRDGCISYGLSSYGYDARVADEFKIFTNVDSAVVDPKNFAANSFVDRKTDCCVIPPNSFALARTVEYFRVPRDVLVICLGKSTYARCGIIVNVTPLEPGWEGHVTLEFSNTTPLPAKVYANEGACQFLFLQGNEPCEVSYADRAGKYMGQLGVTLPKL; from the coding sequence ATGGCAATTCAAAGCGACAAGTGGATCCGCGAGCAGGCACGCTCCCACGGTATGATCGAGCCCTTCGTCGAGGCGCAGCGGCGTGACGGGTGCATCTCGTACGGCCTCTCGTCCTACGGCTACGACGCTCGTGTCGCGGACGAGTTCAAGATTTTCACCAACGTCGATTCGGCCGTAGTCGATCCCAAGAACTTCGCGGCCAACTCGTTCGTCGACCGCAAGACCGACTGCTGCGTGATCCCGCCCAATTCCTTCGCGCTGGCGCGCACGGTCGAATACTTCCGCGTGCCGCGCGACGTGCTGGTGATCTGCTTGGGCAAGTCGACTTATGCGCGCTGCGGGATCATCGTCAACGTGACGCCGCTGGAGCCGGGCTGGGAAGGGCACGTCACGCTCGAATTCTCGAACACCACGCCACTGCCGGCCAAGGTCTACGCCAACGAGGGCGCGTGTCAGTTCCTGTTCCTGCAGGGCAACGAACCGTGTGAGGTCAGCTACGCCGACCGTGCGGGCAAGTACATGGGCCAGCTCGGGGTGACCCTCCCGAAGCTGTGA
- a CDS encoding bifunctional diguanylate cyclase/phosphodiesterase has product MRVLTCLLYEHDLWIVLLAALMCLTGSIVAVTLFRRTLAESGTARFHWCFLSAVTAGAATWATHFIAMLGYKSGVPIDLDGPLTIASALIAVGGIAIGLLLATAKDRAFSVVIGGGAIGLSIAAMHYVGMFAYRAEGIVEWRPIYVIASLFVAAGLTMALIYRLRRSRPADRLVPTAMLVIAIVGLHFTGMAAFSVAPIPGVSAGADSEAFTAVALAIAMVALLIVGTGISTYLLESRTQSESRDQLAHIAMHDALTGLANRHSFSLTLESECGKLERYGRPFALLMLDLDRFKPVNDTLGHPVGDLVLQRVANRLRQAVREGDMVARIGGDEFAIVAFGIADAEQASALAARVVEIMSRPFIVGGSVAELGASLGIALAPDHGGESEQLVQHADVALYSAKRAGKDRFCLFETEMMDAMQRRRFLEVDLRRACMRDEFEVFYQPVIDSKTGIVTGAEALLRWHCEGRGDVSPAEFIPIAEELGLVSRIGANVLQQACHDATTWPEELDVAVNVSPVQLLDPRLPQIVAQALLDSGLRSDRLELEITETALLGDDEAALRTLNHLRDLGVRISLDDFGTGYSSLSYLHRFPISRIKIDRSFIRKLPEDPGSASIVRAIAQLGESLDMKVTAEGIETSEQLSFIAEHGCDHVQGFLISRPIRVGDFLALVKARTASIAA; this is encoded by the coding sequence ATGCGCGTTCTCACCTGCCTTCTCTACGAGCACGATTTGTGGATCGTGCTCCTTGCGGCGCTGATGTGTCTGACGGGCTCGATCGTAGCAGTGACGCTGTTCCGCCGCACCTTGGCCGAAAGCGGAACTGCGCGGTTCCATTGGTGCTTTCTCTCGGCCGTGACCGCCGGCGCGGCGACATGGGCCACGCACTTCATCGCCATGCTGGGCTACAAGTCGGGCGTGCCGATCGACTTGGACGGACCACTGACCATCGCCTCGGCGCTGATCGCGGTGGGCGGCATCGCCATCGGGCTGCTGCTCGCGACCGCAAAGGACCGTGCATTCTCGGTGGTGATCGGCGGCGGCGCGATCGGCCTGTCGATCGCGGCGATGCACTACGTCGGCATGTTCGCCTACCGGGCAGAGGGCATCGTCGAGTGGCGGCCGATCTACGTGATCGCCTCGTTGTTCGTCGCCGCCGGCCTGACCATGGCGCTGATCTACCGCCTGCGTCGCTCGCGCCCCGCCGACCGGCTGGTGCCCACGGCCATGCTCGTGATCGCGATCGTCGGCCTCCACTTCACCGGCATGGCGGCATTCTCGGTGGCGCCGATCCCGGGCGTGTCGGCCGGAGCCGATAGCGAGGCCTTCACCGCCGTCGCGCTGGCGATTGCTATGGTGGCGCTGCTCATCGTCGGTACCGGCATCTCCACTTACTTGCTGGAGAGCCGCACCCAGTCCGAATCGCGAGACCAGCTGGCGCATATCGCCATGCATGATGCGCTGACCGGCCTTGCCAACCGACACAGCTTCTCGCTGACGCTGGAAAGCGAGTGCGGCAAGCTGGAGCGCTACGGCCGCCCATTCGCGCTGCTGATGCTCGATCTCGACCGCTTCAAGCCCGTCAATGACACTCTGGGCCATCCGGTGGGCGACCTGGTGCTGCAGCGGGTGGCGAACCGCCTGCGCCAGGCGGTTCGGGAAGGCGACATGGTCGCGCGCATCGGCGGCGACGAATTCGCGATCGTCGCGTTCGGCATCGCCGACGCCGAGCAGGCCTCCGCGCTCGCCGCGCGCGTGGTCGAGATCATGTCGCGGCCGTTCATCGTCGGTGGCAGCGTCGCGGAGCTGGGCGCAAGCCTCGGTATCGCGCTCGCGCCCGATCATGGCGGCGAAAGCGAGCAGCTGGTCCAGCATGCCGACGTCGCTCTCTATTCGGCTAAGCGCGCCGGCAAGGACCGCTTCTGCCTGTTTGAGACAGAGATGATGGACGCGATGCAGCGCCGCCGCTTCCTGGAGGTCGACTTGCGCCGCGCCTGCATGCGCGACGAGTTCGAGGTGTTCTACCAGCCGGTCATCGACTCCAAGACCGGGATCGTCACCGGCGCCGAGGCGCTGCTGCGCTGGCATTGCGAGGGCCGGGGCGATGTCTCGCCGGCGGAGTTCATCCCGATCGCGGAGGAGCTGGGGCTCGTCTCGCGCATCGGCGCCAACGTCCTGCAGCAGGCTTGCCACGATGCGACCACCTGGCCCGAGGAGCTCGACGTCGCAGTGAACGTGTCGCCGGTTCAACTGCTCGACCCGCGGCTGCCGCAGATCGTGGCGCAGGCGCTGCTCGATTCCGGCTTGCGCTCCGACCGGCTGGAGCTGGAGATCACCGAGACCGCGCTGCTGGGCGACGACGAGGCGGCGCTGCGCACGCTCAACCACTTGCGCGACCTGGGCGTCCGCATCTCGCTGGACGACTTCGGCACCGGCTATTCCTCGCTGAGCTACCTGCATCGCTTTCCGATCAGCCGGATCAAGATCGATCGTTCGTTCATCCGCAAGCTGCCGGAGGATCCCGGCAGTGCCTCGATCGTGCGCGCCATCGCCCAGCTGGGCGAAAGCCTGGACATGAAGGTCACCGCCGAGGGCATCGAAACCAGCGAGCAGCTGTCCTTCATCGCCGAGCATGGCTGCGACCACGTGCAGGGCTTCCTTATCAGCCGGCCGATCCGCGTCGGCGACTTCCTCGCGCTCGTGAAGGCGCGCACCGCGTCGATCGCGGCGTAG
- the wecB gene encoding non-hydrolyzing UDP-N-acetylglucosamine 2-epimerase, with product MTSSTASRILVVFGTRPEAIKLFPVIHALKADPRFECVVCVSAQHRQMLDQVLEIAGIVPDHDLDVMQPDQTLDALTANLLTGLGKVMDQVQPARVIVQGDTATAMAGALAAYYRKLPVDHVEAGLRSYNIYHPWPEEVNRKIIGSMASLHFAPTATAAAALLRENADPARVHVTGNTVIDALHWVSAKIEAEPSLAGGLAELEARFAQRRIIGVTSHRRENFGEGMDGIARAIREIAAKPDVAVIFPVHLNPNVRRVMNSALVGLDNVALIEPLDYPHFARLINIAEIMLTDSGGVQEEAPALGKPVLVMRETTERPEGVEAGTAKLVGTDAATIVTEISTLLDDTEAYEAMARAHNPFGDGHSSARIVELLANEIGFEA from the coding sequence ATGACCAGCAGCACCGCCTCGCGCATCCTCGTCGTCTTCGGCACCCGTCCCGAAGCCATCAAGCTCTTCCCGGTGATCCACGCGCTCAAGGCGGACCCGCGGTTCGAGTGCGTGGTGTGTGTGTCGGCACAGCACCGGCAGATGCTCGACCAGGTGCTGGAGATTGCCGGCATCGTGCCCGACCATGACCTTGACGTTATGCAGCCCGACCAGACGCTCGACGCGCTGACGGCCAATCTGCTGACAGGTCTGGGCAAGGTCATGGACCAGGTTCAGCCGGCCCGCGTGATCGTGCAGGGCGATACCGCCACGGCGATGGCTGGCGCGCTCGCGGCGTATTATCGCAAGCTGCCGGTCGACCATGTCGAGGCGGGCCTGCGCAGCTACAACATCTATCACCCCTGGCCCGAGGAGGTGAACCGCAAGATCATCGGTTCGATGGCGAGCCTCCACTTCGCGCCGACGGCGACCGCCGCCGCGGCATTGTTGAGGGAGAATGCCGATCCGGCGCGGGTCCATGTCACCGGCAACACCGTGATCGACGCGCTGCACTGGGTTTCGGCGAAGATCGAGGCCGAGCCGTCGCTTGCAGGTGGCCTGGCCGAGCTGGAGGCGCGATTCGCGCAGCGGCGGATCATCGGCGTCACCAGCCACCGTCGCGAGAACTTCGGCGAGGGCATGGACGGGATCGCCCGCGCCATCCGCGAGATCGCCGCGAAGCCGGACGTGGCGGTGATCTTCCCCGTGCACCTCAACCCCAACGTGCGCCGCGTGATGAACAGCGCGCTCGTCGGGCTCGACAATGTCGCGCTGATCGAGCCGCTGGACTATCCGCACTTCGCCCGCCTCATCAACATCGCCGAGATCATGCTGACCGACAGCGGCGGCGTGCAGGAGGAAGCGCCCGCACTCGGCAAGCCAGTGCTCGTCATGCGCGAGACCACCGAGCGGCCAGAAGGCGTCGAGGCCGGCACCGCCAAGCTGGTCGGCACCGATGCCGCCACCATCGTTACCGAAATTTCAACCCTGCTCGACGATACGGAAGCCTACGAGGCCATGGCGCGCGCCCACAACCCGTTCGGGGATGGGCACAGCTCGGCCCGCATCGTGGAGCTGCTCGCCAATGAAATCGGATTCGAAGCCTGA
- a CDS encoding DoxX family protein — MSKIAAIIGRVLIGLLFIVSGITKLTSIGATATMLGGYGLPPGFAVPVALFELVAGLCLAAGFAVRLVAVLLAVFTAGTILFAHNRFTDPAQAAQALKNLAIIGGLALAFAHSQMWSHYYTLRTTRRSETATLDAERRVHEAELRAARAEATAEAVRTTAPAGTHYVDTDHDGLADTRVRRRNRWFDW; from the coding sequence ATGTCGAAGATTGCCGCCATCATCGGACGTGTGCTGATCGGGCTCCTTTTCATCGTCAGCGGTATCACCAAGCTGACCAGCATCGGTGCGACCGCGACCATGCTGGGTGGCTACGGCCTTCCTCCGGGCTTCGCAGTGCCGGTCGCCCTGTTCGAGCTGGTCGCCGGACTGTGCCTTGCGGCCGGCTTCGCGGTCAGGCTGGTGGCCGTACTGCTGGCCGTGTTCACGGCCGGCACCATCTTGTTCGCGCACAACCGCTTCACTGACCCGGCGCAGGCTGCGCAGGCGCTGAAGAACCTGGCGATCATCGGCGGCCTGGCGCTCGCGTTCGCGCACAGTCAGATGTGGAGCCATTACTACACCCTGCGCACGACCCGCCGCAGCGAGACAGCGACGCTGGACGCCGAGCGCCGCGTCCATGAGGCCGAACTGCGCGCCGCCCGGGCCGAGGCGACCGCCGAAGCGGTGCGCACCACTGCGCCTGCGGGCACGCACTATGTCGATACCGACCATGACGGTCTCGCCGACACCCGCGTGCGCCGCCGCAACCGCTGGTTCGACTGGTAG
- a CDS encoding globin domain-containing protein — protein sequence MRTASPEAIAIVKATAPAIEQHGLAITTAMYRRLFDNAEVAAMFDRAAQDSGEQPKRLAAAILAYAKNIDKLQNLGPAVQRMVARHVQTGVKAEHYPLVAEALLPAVREVLGAEVATDEVLAAWGEAYWMLADILIAAEREEYAKAA from the coding sequence ATGCGCACTGCCAGCCCCGAAGCGATCGCCATCGTCAAAGCCACCGCGCCCGCCATCGAGCAGCATGGCCTTGCCATCACCACCGCCATGTACCGCCGCCTGTTCGACAACGCAGAGGTTGCTGCCATGTTCGACCGCGCTGCGCAGGACAGCGGCGAACAGCCCAAGCGGCTGGCGGCGGCGATCCTCGCTTACGCCAAGAACATCGACAAGCTGCAGAACCTGGGCCCGGCGGTGCAGCGCATGGTCGCGCGCCATGTGCAGACGGGCGTGAAGGCCGAGCATTATCCGCTCGTCGCCGAGGCGCTGTTGCCGGCAGTGCGCGAAGTGCTGGGCGCCGAGGTGGCAACCGACGAAGTGCTCGCCGCCTGGGGCGAGGCTTACTGGATGCTGGCTGACATTCTTATCGCCGCCGAGCGCGAGGAGTACGCGAAAGCGGCGTGA
- a CDS encoding dihydrodipicolinate reductase encodes MSRYRVAQWGTGNVGLQALRAILDHPAMELVAVRVFSPAKIGRDARELTGSDPLGAGSTGIVATGSIEDVIAARPHCVIYLPDQPDVDDMCRLLEAGANLVTACIGFNQRASLDPQVLGRLEAACAAGSSSLYSTGSSPGWSTEVMPLTLMMMQRRFESLTITDYADMAERDSPIMLERLGFGAQVEDMDPNRQPVTVQSTTSSFNALAAAIGLPLEEVVGSVEYALARKREVIAAGVIEAGTIGAIRMGVFGVRGDKRILRRYSTWYVTRDLDPAWELRESGWSMQVKGDTSLDVTIAFDVAPEDYAAYSPGLTAHPVINAACHVIEAQPGVLETRDLPMLTPQLIES; translated from the coding sequence ATGAGCCGATATCGCGTGGCACAATGGGGAACGGGCAACGTCGGCCTGCAGGCACTGCGCGCAATACTGGACCATCCGGCGATGGAGCTGGTGGCGGTGCGCGTCTTCTCGCCCGCGAAGATCGGCCGCGATGCCCGTGAGTTGACGGGCAGCGATCCCCTCGGCGCCGGGTCGACAGGCATTGTCGCCACCGGCTCGATCGAGGACGTGATCGCCGCCAGGCCGCACTGTGTCATCTACCTGCCCGACCAGCCGGACGTGGACGACATGTGCCGCCTGTTGGAGGCAGGCGCGAACCTCGTCACCGCCTGCATCGGCTTCAACCAGCGCGCCTCGCTCGACCCACAAGTCCTCGGGCGACTGGAGGCGGCGTGCGCGGCGGGCAGCAGCTCGCTCTACTCCACGGGCTCGAGCCCGGGCTGGTCGACCGAGGTGATGCCGCTGACTCTGATGATGATGCAGCGCCGATTTGAAAGCCTGACCATCACCGACTACGCCGACATGGCGGAGCGCGATTCGCCGATCATGCTCGAGCGGCTCGGCTTCGGCGCGCAGGTGGAGGATATGGACCCGAACCGCCAGCCGGTCACGGTGCAGAGCACCACCTCCAGCTTCAACGCGCTGGCCGCCGCGATCGGCCTGCCGCTCGAAGAAGTGGTCGGCTCGGTCGAGTATGCGCTCGCCCGCAAGCGTGAGGTGATCGCCGCCGGGGTAATCGAGGCGGGCACGATCGGCGCCATTCGCATGGGCGTATTCGGCGTGCGCGGCGACAAGCGGATCCTGCGCCGCTACTCGACCTGGTACGTCACGCGTGACCTCGATCCGGCCTGGGAGCTGCGCGAGTCAGGCTGGAGCATGCAGGTGAAGGGCGACACCTCGCTCGACGTGACGATCGCCTTCGATGTCGCGCCCGAAGACTACGCTGCCTACTCGCCTGGGCTGACCGCGCACCCGGTGATCAACGCCGCCTGCCACGTCATAGAGGCGCAGCCCGGCGTACTGGAGACGCGCGACCTGCCGATGCTGACGCCGCAGCTAATCGAGAGCTGA
- a CDS encoding Rrf2 family transcriptional regulator yields MQLTQHTDYGLRLLIVLARADGGPVALTEFAAEHRLSYHHVAKVAQKLVREGFIVSHRGRSGGVSLARSADAITVGEVVRALEKGMRLADCSGCVLASNCGTSPLLARALAAFMAVLDGETLAQAAKPGLTHAPWMLAAV; encoded by the coding sequence ATGCAGCTGACCCAGCACACCGACTACGGCCTGCGCCTCCTGATCGTCCTGGCGCGTGCCGACGGGGGCCCTGTGGCGCTGACCGAGTTCGCGGCCGAGCACCGCCTTTCCTACCATCACGTCGCCAAGGTGGCGCAGAAGCTGGTGCGCGAAGGCTTCATCGTCAGCCATCGTGGGCGCAGCGGAGGGGTATCGCTGGCTCGATCGGCGGACGCGATCACGGTCGGCGAAGTCGTCCGCGCGCTGGAAAAGGGCATGCGGCTGGCGGACTGCAGCGGCTGCGTGCTGGCCAGCAACTGCGGCACCAGCCCGCTGCTCGCCCGTGCCCTGGCTGCGTTCATGGCAGTGCTCGATGGCGAGACCCTGGCGCAGGCGGCAAAGCCCGGCCTGACCCACGCACCCTGGATGCTCGCCGCGGTTTAG
- a CDS encoding SDR family NAD(P)-dependent oxidoreductase gives MSAHTGRRFAGKVAIITGASTGLGPVMARMMAAEGAKLVLAARRLALVEEAVTTIGEQAVAVRADVTDEGDVAAMVEAAMSRWGQVDVMMNNAAVPGTDKYIWEQTVDNFLDTYKVDCMAAMLCSREVLNRSMLERRTGSIVNFSSSAGWEGMVRKSHYSAAKGALRILTKTIAREVGEYGIRCNCVVPGAIGTDLMVNYMKRVATEQGRSLEEIEAGIVAPLPLKTFSTPEDVARMALFLASDDARTVTGQSINVDAGLVMS, from the coding sequence ATGAGCGCCCACACCGGACGGCGCTTTGCAGGCAAGGTCGCCATCATCACCGGCGCCAGCACCGGGCTGGGACCGGTCATGGCCCGGATGATGGCAGCGGAAGGCGCGAAGCTGGTGCTGGCGGCCCGGCGCCTGGCACTGGTCGAGGAAGCCGTGACGACCATCGGCGAGCAAGCCGTCGCCGTGCGCGCCGACGTCACCGACGAGGGCGACGTGGCGGCCATGGTCGAGGCGGCGATGAGCCGCTGGGGCCAGGTCGACGTGATGATGAACAACGCCGCGGTCCCGGGCACCGACAAGTACATCTGGGAACAGACGGTCGACAACTTCCTCGACACCTACAAGGTCGATTGCATGGCCGCGATGCTATGCAGCCGTGAAGTGCTCAACCGCTCGATGCTGGAGCGGCGGACCGGATCGATCGTCAATTTCTCGTCCAGCGCCGGCTGGGAGGGCATGGTGAGGAAGAGCCACTATTCCGCCGCGAAGGGCGCACTGCGCATCCTGACCAAGACGATCGCACGCGAAGTGGGCGAATACGGCATCCGCTGCAACTGCGTGGTGCCCGGCGCGATCGGCACCGACCTGATGGTCAACTACATGAAGCGCGTCGCCACCGAGCAGGGGCGCAGCCTGGAAGAGATCGAAGCGGGCATCGTTGCGCCGCTGCCGCTCAAGACATTTTCCACGCCCGAGGATGTCGCGCGCATGGCGCTATTCCTCGCCTCCGACGATGCGCGTACGGTAACGGGCCAGTCGATCAACGTCGATGCGGGGCTGGTGATGTCGTGA
- a CDS encoding helix-turn-helix domain-containing protein gives MLNADLIHGAAAAAAYCGLTRRTIYHMVDRGELPVIRKGRIMFFRKSELDRAFSSQAAAS, from the coding sequence ATGCTCAATGCCGATCTCATCCACGGCGCAGCTGCGGCGGCTGCCTATTGTGGTCTGACTCGCCGCACCATCTATCATATGGTTGACCGCGGAGAGCTGCCGGTCATCCGCAAAGGTCGGATCATGTTCTTTCGCAAGAGCGAGCTGGATCGGGCTTTCAGCTCTCAAGCTGCGGCTAGCTAA
- a CDS encoding BLUF domain-containing protein, with protein sequence MPLSRLLYVSRCAMRQTGPERDAVVRELADRSAVRNAGSGLTGSLLHVGDHFVQVLEGPIGAIERTFEAICCDFRHDEVKLIDLVPVRERIFSQWSMALLGGGTSTALKLRDDLEEVHFLVGINAREAVSQMRRLLDHGAVEAEPV encoded by the coding sequence ATGCCGTTAAGCCGTCTTCTCTACGTCAGCCGCTGCGCAATGCGCCAGACCGGGCCCGAGCGCGACGCGGTGGTGCGCGAACTGGCCGACCGATCGGCCGTTCGCAATGCCGGATCAGGCCTCACCGGCAGCCTGCTGCATGTCGGTGACCACTTCGTGCAGGTCCTCGAAGGGCCGATCGGTGCCATCGAGCGAACGTTTGAAGCCATCTGCTGCGACTTTCGCCATGACGAGGTCAAGCTGATCGACCTGGTCCCGGTGCGCGAGCGCATATTCTCGCAATGGAGCATGGCGCTGCTGGGCGGCGGCACGAGCACTGCCCTCAAGCTGCGCGACGATCTGGAGGAAGTGCACTTTCTGGTCGGCATCAATGCCCGCGAGGCCGTCTCGCAGATGCGCCGACTGCTCGATCATGGCGCCGTGGAAGCGGAGCCGGTCTAG
- a CDS encoding nuclear transport factor 2 family protein produces the protein MTEGSIEQRLAALEARCRKAEDHLEILNLLNTYGPLVDSATARPAGELWVEGGGYNFTLPDGGTKRLEAPDEIAGMYHWDGHLELVNTGCAHLTATPKISVKGDEAQAVGYSVVILKEDDRWFLWRAAVNHWTLRRTDHGWRIVERFNRALDGSPESHETMRKVAAI, from the coding sequence ATGACCGAAGGCTCGATCGAGCAGCGGCTCGCTGCCCTTGAGGCGCGGTGTCGCAAGGCGGAGGATCACCTGGAGATCCTCAACCTGCTGAACACCTATGGTCCCTTGGTCGACAGTGCCACCGCCCGCCCCGCCGGCGAGCTGTGGGTCGAAGGCGGCGGCTACAACTTCACGCTTCCCGACGGCGGCACCAAGCGCCTCGAGGCACCCGACGAGATCGCCGGCATGTACCACTGGGACGGCCACCTCGAACTGGTGAACACCGGCTGCGCGCACCTGACTGCCACGCCCAAGATCAGCGTGAAGGGCGACGAGGCTCAGGCGGTTGGCTATTCGGTGGTGATTCTCAAGGAAGATGACCGCTGGTTCCTGTGGCGCGCGGCGGTGAACCATTGGACGCTGCGGCGCACCGATCATGGCTGGCGGATCGTTGAGCGCTTCAACCGGGCGCTGGACGGCTCGCCGGAGAGCCACGAAACCATGCGCAAAGTAGCGGCGATATGA
- a CDS encoding PilZ domain-containing protein: MVRTPPSSLHNPPGRRASARLRVRLAARLVSRAGTQHAVLTDLSTRGAQVALSEPLRIGDEVMVLWNGFEAFGDVVWSGQRHCGIALADPLAQAVLVATRQLDATERLPAERELTRRSAQSFVKGNVRL, encoded by the coding sequence ATGGTCCGCACTCCGCCATCCTCGCTTCACAACCCACCGGGCCGGCGTGCCAGCGCACGGCTGCGGGTGCGGCTTGCCGCGCGGCTGGTGAGCCGCGCCGGCACGCAGCACGCGGTGCTCACCGACTTGTCGACGCGCGGCGCACAAGTGGCTTTGAGCGAGCCGCTGCGCATCGGCGACGAGGTCATGGTGCTGTGGAACGGCTTCGAGGCGTTCGGCGACGTGGTTTGGAGCGGCCAGCGCCATTGCGGCATCGCGCTGGCCGACCCGCTGGCGCAGGCGGTGCTGGTCGCCACTCGCCAGCTCGACGCGACCGAACGCCTGCCGGCCGAGCGTGAACTGACGCGGCGCTCGGCGCAGTCGTTCGTGAAAGGCAACGTGCGCCTTTGA